A stretch of Bradyrhizobium sp. CCBAU 53338 DNA encodes these proteins:
- the kaiC gene encoding circadian clock protein KaiC, producing MTAEEIEVTGVLERVKTGVEAFDDLVMGGLPRARSTVVGGTPGSGKTVFATQFLAHGITHFDENGVLVTFEEPPADIEANMSGFGWDLAEWRKGGRLAFVDASPPPNDELVIGDFDLAGLLSRIQHAAKSVNAQRVVLDSLTQLFDHFIGDPKILRRELFHISTALKKSGLTVLMTAERNSEYGEITRHRLEEFVADNVVILRNVLYREKRRRTIEVLKMRGSHHVEGEAPFTLLGGRGMVAIPLSSLRLEQHSSTVRVTSGNADIDEMCGGGFFRDSVTLVSGATGTGKTLLVTNFVSGGVEAGEKVLMFGYEESRGQLFRNASGWGADFARMEAEGRLKVVSLYPEAQGLPDHLLTIQGMVDEFKPNRIAVDSLSALERIAPETGFREFLISLTSFIKKREIAGLCTATSKSLLGGESASEQHISTMTDSIILLRYIQEQEIMHRGLMVLKMRGSEHAKEIRRFSIDGSGMHLGDPFKEAPNVFRE from the coding sequence ATGACTGCTGAGGAAATAGAAGTCACCGGCGTCCTGGAGCGGGTCAAGACCGGAGTCGAAGCCTTCGATGACCTCGTCATGGGCGGCTTGCCGCGGGCGCGTTCGACGGTGGTCGGCGGGACGCCCGGCAGCGGAAAAACGGTGTTTGCCACCCAGTTTCTGGCTCACGGCATTACGCACTTCGACGAGAATGGCGTGTTGGTCACCTTCGAAGAGCCGCCGGCCGACATCGAGGCAAACATGAGCGGATTCGGCTGGGATCTGGCAGAATGGAGAAAGGGCGGCCGCCTCGCATTCGTCGATGCAAGCCCGCCGCCGAACGACGAGCTCGTCATCGGAGACTTCGATCTCGCAGGCCTGCTGTCGCGAATTCAGCACGCGGCCAAGAGCGTCAATGCCCAGCGCGTCGTGCTGGATTCGCTGACGCAATTGTTCGATCACTTCATCGGCGATCCCAAGATCCTGCGTCGTGAACTGTTTCACATCAGCACTGCGCTCAAGAAGTCGGGGCTTACGGTGTTGATGACGGCGGAGCGGAACAGCGAGTACGGCGAGATCACGCGGCATCGGCTCGAGGAATTCGTCGCGGACAACGTCGTGATTCTGCGAAACGTCCTCTATCGCGAAAAGCGCCGTCGTACGATCGAGGTTCTGAAGATGCGCGGCAGCCACCACGTCGAGGGCGAAGCGCCGTTTACGCTGCTCGGCGGCCGCGGCATGGTGGCCATTCCGCTGTCGTCGCTGCGTCTGGAGCAACATTCGAGCACCGTCCGGGTCACGAGCGGCAATGCCGATATCGACGAGATGTGCGGGGGAGGCTTCTTCCGCGACAGTGTCACGCTAGTCAGTGGCGCCACGGGTACGGGCAAGACGCTCCTCGTGACCAATTTCGTGTCCGGGGGCGTCGAGGCTGGCGAGAAGGTGCTGATGTTCGGCTACGAGGAAAGTCGTGGACAGCTGTTCCGCAACGCCAGCGGCTGGGGCGCCGATTTCGCCCGCATGGAAGCCGAAGGCAGACTGAAGGTTGTCAGCCTTTATCCTGAAGCGCAGGGCCTGCCCGATCATTTGCTGACCATCCAGGGCATGGTCGACGAATTCAAGCCGAACCGGATTGCGGTGGACAGCCTCTCTGCGCTGGAGCGCATCGCCCCGGAGACCGGCTTCCGCGAGTTCCTGATCAGCCTGACCTCCTTCATCAAGAAGAGGGAGATCGCGGGCCTCTGCACGGCGACGAGCAAGTCGCTGCTCGGAGGCGAGAGTGCGAGCGAGCAGCACATCTCCACGATGACCGACTCCATCATCCTGCTGCGCTACATTCAGGAGCAGGAGATCATGCACCGCGGATTGATGGTGCTGAAGATGCGCGGCAGCGAGCATGCCAAGGAGATCCGGCGATTTTCCATCGATGGTTCGGGCATGCATCTGGGCGATCCGTTCAAGGAAGCGCCGAACGTCTTCAGAGAATGA
- a CDS encoding circadian clock KaiB family protein, producing MAARLLRLYVAGNSASSRRAQHNLELLRVSLGSHGWEVETVDVLERPELAESARIIATPTLSYEDAVRTRRIVGDLSDTARVLEFLGIDEKDEA from the coding sequence GTGGCCGCTCGCTTGCTCCGACTCTATGTCGCCGGGAATTCGGCCAGCTCGCGCCGGGCCCAACACAATCTGGAACTCTTGCGCGTTTCACTCGGCTCCCATGGATGGGAAGTCGAGACCGTCGACGTGCTGGAGCGGCCGGAGCTCGCCGAAAGCGCTCGCATCATCGCCACGCCTACTCTGTCTTACGAAGATGCGGTTCGTACCCGCCGCATCGTCGGTGATCTCAGCGACACGGCGCGGGTTCTTGAATTTCTCGGGATCGACGAAAAGGACGAGGCATGA
- a CDS encoding response regulator: protein MADSESGSKVEQSDFQFLIEKNADGIIVVDGAGLVLFANPAAERLFGQPSNALIGSPIGLPIVVDEMSEIAIHQPGGGLVDAEIRTVETSWDGRPARLASVRDVSERRAMEDRTRHAAKMEAIGRLTAGIAHDFNNLLAVVLGNLESARRRNGREGSELGSLLDNATRGAQQAVLLTSKLLAFARRKPLEFRQVDLSGLLAGMSDLLQRTFDERITVRADIPSQLWAVEVDPTELEAAILNLAVNARDAMPDGGELVITTENIDFARDDTDDASDKAGPHVRISVADTGEGMTADVLNRVLEPFFTTKGDGRGTGLGLSQVYGFVKQSGGYLRLRSEVNVGTRIDIYLPKAAPGSDQVAQHAESSSELEAIPRARSGEIILAVEDDEDVRAITVGNLRELGYTVVEAADADAALRLLQGETTFDLLFTDLGLPGRINGKMLADRARGLHPELKVLITTAYAGDVLIREGRLDPEIELLSKPFSFAALGNRIRGLLDSRRPGPGRVLLVEDEFLLNLLVSDMLAEAGFSVDAAASFGEAAAKARSGIDDLVGAIVDLGLPDRPGDELVTELRALYPDLPVVLATGYADEDVRKRFSVAEGVQLLTKPFDLDRLTAALGRAGVTLSPPM from the coding sequence ATGGCGGACAGCGAGAGCGGCTCGAAGGTCGAGCAGTCGGATTTTCAGTTCCTGATCGAAAAGAATGCCGACGGAATCATCGTCGTGGATGGAGCCGGGCTCGTGCTGTTCGCCAATCCGGCGGCAGAGCGACTGTTCGGCCAGCCATCCAACGCCTTGATCGGATCTCCGATCGGGCTGCCGATCGTGGTTGACGAGATGAGCGAGATTGCAATCCACCAACCGGGAGGCGGATTGGTGGATGCGGAGATCCGTACCGTGGAGACCAGCTGGGACGGCCGTCCGGCGCGTCTTGCGAGCGTGCGCGATGTATCCGAGCGCCGCGCCATGGAGGATCGCACGCGGCATGCGGCCAAGATGGAGGCGATTGGGCGCCTGACCGCGGGCATCGCCCACGACTTCAACAATCTGCTGGCCGTGGTTCTTGGCAATCTGGAGAGTGCAAGGCGCCGTAACGGACGGGAAGGCAGCGAACTCGGCTCGCTGCTCGACAATGCCACGCGCGGTGCCCAGCAGGCCGTGCTCCTGACCAGCAAGCTGCTCGCTTTTGCGAGGCGCAAACCCCTCGAATTTCGCCAAGTCGACCTGTCCGGCCTGCTCGCCGGCATGTCGGATTTGCTGCAGCGAACATTCGACGAGAGGATTACGGTGCGCGCGGACATTCCGAGCCAGCTGTGGGCCGTGGAGGTCGATCCGACGGAACTGGAGGCGGCGATCCTTAACCTGGCGGTCAATGCGCGGGACGCGATGCCTGATGGCGGCGAGCTCGTGATCACGACCGAGAACATCGATTTCGCCCGTGATGATACCGATGACGCCAGCGACAAGGCGGGGCCTCACGTCAGGATCTCGGTCGCCGATACCGGAGAAGGTATGACGGCGGACGTCCTGAACCGGGTCTTGGAGCCGTTCTTTACGACCAAGGGCGATGGGCGAGGGACTGGGCTCGGGTTGAGCCAGGTCTATGGCTTCGTCAAGCAGAGCGGGGGCTATCTCAGGCTTCGCAGCGAGGTCAACGTCGGGACCAGGATCGATATTTATCTACCCAAGGCGGCGCCGGGTTCGGATCAGGTGGCGCAACATGCCGAGAGTAGCTCCGAGCTCGAGGCCATTCCGCGGGCGCGCAGCGGCGAAATCATTCTCGCGGTTGAAGACGACGAGGATGTCCGCGCCATCACCGTGGGTAACCTGCGTGAGCTCGGTTACACCGTCGTCGAGGCCGCTGACGCAGATGCGGCGCTCCGGTTGCTGCAAGGAGAGACGACCTTCGACCTGTTGTTCACTGATCTCGGACTTCCCGGCCGCATCAACGGCAAGATGCTCGCGGATCGCGCACGGGGACTGCATCCGGAATTGAAGGTCCTGATCACGACGGCTTACGCCGGCGACGTTTTGATCCGGGAAGGCCGGCTCGATCCGGAGATCGAGCTGCTCAGCAAGCCATTTTCTTTCGCCGCACTCGGCAACCGGATTCGTGGATTGCTCGACAGCAGGCGTCCAGGGCCTGGCCGTGTCCTTCTGGTCGAAGACGAATTTCTCCTGAATTTGCTCGTCTCGGACATGCTGGCGGAAGCCGGGTTCTCGGTGGATGCGGCCGCGAGTTTCGGCGAAGCCGCAGCCAAGGCGCGCTCGGGAATCGACGATCTTGTGGGGGCCATCGTCGACTTGGGGTTGCCGGACAGGCCGGGAGACGAGCTGGTTACGGAACTGCGCGCGCTGTATCCGGACCTTCCGGTCGTGCTGGCAACCGGCTACGCGGACGAGGATGTCAGAAAGCGCTTTTCCGTCGCCGAAGGCGTTCAACTGCTGACGAAGCCGTTCGACCTCGACCGCTTGACGGCGGCCCTCGGACGAGCCGGCGTGACGTTGTCTCCACCAATGTGA